A stretch of Arthrobacter sunyaminii DNA encodes these proteins:
- a CDS encoding class I SAM-dependent methyltransferase, with protein sequence MRTEISTGALAQGPLVRRLTPPHLRSLTERNTDAVEEMDRSDCDPAKLRRTYEQFWLINTVVSGWRRNYVTYLRPNFDADRVNTLLDIGSGGGDVPRMLARWARRDGLQLEITGIDPDERAHAFASSQTPIPGLAFRQAFSSELVEEGRTYDVVISNHVLHHLTDEQFRSLLADSEQLGSRLSLHSDIERSRWGYALFSAGTLPFFPGSFIRRDGLTSIRRSYTADELAAAAPPGWNCVQHRPWQNLLMHSPPGTKP encoded by the coding sequence GTGAGGACCGAAATCTCCACGGGTGCCCTGGCGCAGGGACCGTTGGTCCGGCGGCTCACCCCGCCGCACCTGCGGTCCCTCACCGAGCGGAACACGGATGCCGTGGAAGAAATGGACCGCTCCGACTGCGATCCGGCGAAACTGCGGCGGACCTACGAACAGTTTTGGTTGATCAACACCGTGGTCTCCGGCTGGCGGCGCAACTATGTCACCTACCTCCGTCCCAACTTCGACGCAGACCGGGTGAACACACTGTTGGATATTGGCTCCGGGGGCGGCGATGTCCCCCGGATGCTGGCACGCTGGGCCCGCCGCGACGGCCTGCAGCTGGAGATCACAGGAATCGATCCGGATGAGCGGGCACATGCTTTTGCGTCGTCGCAGACACCCATACCCGGTCTGGCTTTCCGGCAGGCATTCAGTTCCGAGCTGGTCGAAGAAGGCAGGACGTACGACGTCGTCATCTCCAACCACGTCCTGCATCACCTCACCGATGAGCAGTTCCGGTCCCTGCTGGCAGACTCGGAGCAGCTGGGCAGCAGGCTCAGCCTGCACAGCGACATTGAACGCAGCCGCTGGGGTTACGCCCTTTTCTCCGCCGGTACCCTGCCGTTCTTCCCGGGCAGCTTTATCCGCCGGGACGGACTGACCTCCATCCGCCGCAGCTACACAGCGGACGAACTGGCTGCCGCCGCTCCGCCCGGATGGAACTGCGTGCAGCACCGGCCGTGGCAAAACCTGCTGATGCATTCTCCGCCCGGGACGAAACCGTGA
- a CDS encoding MDR family MFS transporter, with protein sequence MSHRQILQALTGLLAALFTAMLSTTIVANALPTIMADLHGTQTDFAWVVTAALLANAVSTPIWGKLADLFSKKLLVQLSIIVFVIGSVIAGLADNMTVLLSARVVQGLGMGGLTALTQAVIGSIIPPRERGRYSGYMGAVMAVATAGGPLLGGFIVDSPLGWRWTFFLCVPLAVVALFLLQVTLRLPHTRRKVSIDWLGSILLTAGVSLLLIWVSFAGKAGYYEWMSWQTAAMVGGAVVLLALLVLVESKVREPIIPLKIIRERTTALSIVASVTVGIAMFGSTTFLGQYFQIARGFSPTEAGLLMLPMIAGNLAGSVGSGQLISRFGKWKRFLIAGTIMVIAGAGLAGTMDHETDMLLVSLYIFVLGLGMGLLMQNLVLAVQNTVRVSEVGSASASIAFFRTVGGAVGVSVLGAVMSSSVSSRAADGLRAANIPVSDGGAGDSLDIGGMPPAIQGIFRAAYGDATATIFQIAAVISVVALIAVLLIKEQVLRRTLDITPAPMPQANPDLTGSSETLSAAAGTGTAPDGGTASDTGTAPGGDAATRPRSTAGAARGGTGTH encoded by the coding sequence ATGAGCCACCGGCAGATCCTGCAGGCCCTGACCGGCCTGCTGGCCGCACTGTTCACCGCCATGCTGAGCACCACTATCGTGGCCAACGCGCTGCCGACCATCATGGCCGATCTGCACGGAACCCAGACGGACTTCGCCTGGGTGGTCACAGCGGCGCTGCTGGCCAACGCCGTCTCCACCCCTATCTGGGGCAAGCTGGCGGACCTGTTCAGCAAGAAGCTGCTGGTCCAGCTAAGCATCATTGTCTTCGTGATTGGCTCGGTCATTGCGGGGCTGGCGGACAACATGACCGTCCTGCTCTCTGCCCGTGTGGTCCAGGGCCTGGGCATGGGCGGCCTGACCGCCCTGACGCAGGCCGTCATCGGCTCCATCATTCCGCCGCGCGAACGCGGCCGGTACTCCGGCTATATGGGCGCGGTGATGGCTGTGGCCACTGCCGGCGGTCCCTTGCTGGGCGGGTTTATCGTGGACAGCCCGCTGGGCTGGCGGTGGACCTTCTTCCTCTGCGTGCCGCTGGCCGTAGTGGCACTGTTCCTGCTTCAGGTCACGCTTCGCCTGCCGCACACCCGCCGCAAGGTCAGCATTGACTGGCTCGGGTCGATCCTGCTGACCGCCGGAGTTTCGCTGCTGCTGATCTGGGTGTCGTTCGCCGGAAAGGCCGGCTACTACGAATGGATGTCCTGGCAGACCGCAGCCATGGTTGGCGGCGCCGTCGTGCTCCTGGCCCTGCTGGTCCTGGTGGAATCCAAGGTCCGCGAGCCCATCATCCCGCTGAAGATCATCCGCGAGCGCACCACGGCGCTGTCCATTGTTGCCTCTGTGACCGTGGGTATCGCGATGTTTGGTTCCACCACCTTCCTGGGCCAGTACTTCCAGATCGCCCGCGGGTTCAGCCCCACGGAAGCCGGGCTGCTGATGCTGCCAATGATTGCGGGCAACCTGGCCGGTTCCGTGGGATCCGGTCAGCTGATCAGCCGCTTTGGCAAGTGGAAGCGGTTCCTGATTGCCGGCACGATCATGGTCATCGCCGGTGCGGGCCTGGCCGGAACCATGGATCACGAAACCGACATGCTTCTGGTTAGCCTGTACATTTTTGTCCTCGGCCTGGGCATGGGGCTGCTGATGCAGAACCTGGTTCTGGCTGTGCAGAACACGGTCCGGGTCTCCGAGGTAGGTTCGGCCAGCGCATCGATCGCGTTCTTCCGCACCGTCGGCGGCGCCGTGGGCGTCTCCGTTCTGGGCGCCGTGATGTCCAGCTCCGTGAGCAGCCGGGCTGCTGACGGCCTGCGTGCCGCCAACATTCCCGTGTCCGACGGCGGTGCCGGCGACTCGCTCGACATCGGCGGCATGCCGCCGGCCATTCAGGGTATTTTCCGCGCCGCTTACGGTGACGCCACGGCCACGATTTTCCAGATTGCCGCCGTGATTTCAGTGGTGGCCCTGATCGCAGTGCTCCTGATCAAGGAGCAGGTGCTGCGACGCACGCTGGACATCACTCCCGCGCCCATGCCGCAGGCTAATCCCGATCTGACCGGAAGCTCGGAAACCCTCAGCGCGGCAGCTGGCACCGGCACAGCGCCCGACGGCGGCACAGCATCCGATACCGGCACAGCGCCGGGCGGCGACGCGGCAACGCGCCCACGCTCAACAGCTGGAGCCGCCCGGGGCGGGACCGGAACACACTGA
- the mmsB gene encoding 3-hydroxyisobutyrate dehydrogenase, whose amino-acid sequence MAAVGWIGLGNMGGYMSANLVAAGHTVRGYDLNPAAVAAAGERGVETVDSIADAVAGADVVFTMLPKGEHSRSVYLGEDGVLAHADTGTLLVDSSTIDVESAQALHDAAAAAGFRFVDAPVSGGISGAEAGTLTFMVGGEPGPVQEAAAFIEPMAGNVIPTGGATTGQAAKICNNLMLFINLAATSEGAVLADRLGLDKQVFWDIASVSSGDSWALRTWYPMPGVVASAASNNDFAPTFTAELANKDINLAIAAARDTGTPLEIGEHVQQLFQRLVDAGHAGKDCSMIVSLVDGSLAEGDGTGAQVSSAGRS is encoded by the coding sequence ATGGCTGCAGTGGGATGGATTGGACTGGGAAACATGGGCGGCTACATGTCGGCCAACTTGGTGGCGGCGGGGCACACCGTCCGCGGCTATGACCTGAACCCTGCAGCAGTGGCCGCAGCAGGAGAGCGCGGGGTGGAGACGGTGGACAGCATCGCCGATGCGGTGGCCGGCGCCGACGTCGTCTTCACCATGCTGCCCAAAGGAGAGCACTCCCGTTCCGTTTATCTGGGGGAGGACGGGGTGCTGGCCCATGCTGATACCGGCACCCTGCTGGTCGATTCCTCCACCATTGACGTTGAATCCGCTCAGGCACTGCACGACGCCGCCGCTGCCGCCGGCTTCCGCTTTGTCGACGCACCGGTCTCGGGCGGGATCAGCGGTGCCGAAGCCGGAACGCTGACGTTCATGGTGGGTGGTGAACCGGGCCCGGTGCAGGAAGCCGCTGCCTTTATCGAGCCCATGGCGGGAAATGTCATTCCCACCGGCGGAGCCACCACCGGCCAGGCTGCGAAGATTTGCAACAACCTGATGCTGTTCATCAATCTGGCGGCAACGTCCGAGGGAGCGGTCCTCGCCGATCGGCTCGGCTTGGACAAGCAGGTGTTCTGGGACATTGCCTCCGTGTCCTCGGGGGACAGCTGGGCCCTGCGCACCTGGTACCCCATGCCGGGCGTGGTGGCGTCGGCCGCATCCAACAATGACTTCGCCCCCACCTTCACAGCCGAGCTGGCCAACAAGGACATCAACCTGGCGATCGCCGCCGCGCGGGACACCGGCACTCCGTTGGAGATCGGCGAGCACGTCCAGCAGCTCTTCCAGCGTCTGGTGGACGCCGGGCACGCCGGAAAGGACTGTTCCATGATCGTGTCGCTGGTGGACGGCAGCCTGGCCGAGGGGGACGGAACAGGGGCGCAGGTCTCTTCCGCCGGCCGGAGCTAG
- a CDS encoding MFS transporter → MSTEIPRQDEAGQGSSPKNAGKEPAPEGLKKVVAASMAGTVVEWYEFFLYAAASTLVFARLFFPNAETELDGIIAAFVTYAVGFVARPIGGIVFGHFGDKFGRKKLLQLSIILVGTSTFLMGCLPGFDQIGYWAPAMLVILRFIQGFAVGGEWGGAVLLVAEHSPNKSRGFWSSWPQSAVPMGNLLATGVLFTLSATLSEDAFLGWGWRVAFWLSAVIVLVGYYIRTKVSDAPIFLEAQKEVEEEAKGYGVVEVFKRYPRGVFTAMGLRFAENILYYLVVTFSITYLRLVVEVDTSRILLLLLVAHFVHFCAVPMVGRMSDRFGRRPVYLAGALLGATWGFFAFPMMDTADDLVILAAVTIGLLFHALMYAGQPAIMAEMFPTRMRYSGVSLGYQVTSIVAGSLAPIIATSLLERYDSSTPVAVYLLCACAVTAFSVLMLRETNGLSLQDVDAADAQGTADLLAASKTKDAKNGRRK, encoded by the coding sequence ATGAGCACTGAAATTCCCCGGCAGGATGAGGCCGGGCAGGGCAGTTCCCCCAAGAATGCCGGCAAAGAGCCCGCGCCGGAGGGATTGAAGAAGGTTGTTGCAGCGTCCATGGCCGGCACCGTGGTGGAGTGGTACGAGTTCTTCCTTTATGCGGCCGCCTCGACGCTCGTTTTCGCAAGACTCTTTTTCCCTAATGCTGAAACGGAACTCGACGGCATCATCGCCGCGTTCGTTACCTACGCCGTCGGCTTCGTTGCCCGCCCAATCGGCGGTATTGTCTTTGGGCACTTCGGGGACAAATTCGGGCGCAAGAAGCTGCTGCAGCTGAGCATTATTCTGGTGGGCACCTCGACCTTCCTGATGGGCTGTCTGCCCGGCTTTGACCAAATAGGCTACTGGGCGCCGGCCATGCTGGTGATCCTGCGCTTTATCCAGGGCTTCGCGGTCGGCGGTGAATGGGGCGGCGCCGTCCTTCTGGTGGCGGAACACAGCCCCAACAAATCACGCGGATTCTGGTCCAGCTGGCCCCAGTCCGCGGTGCCCATGGGTAACCTGCTCGCCACCGGAGTGCTGTTCACACTGTCCGCCACACTCTCCGAGGACGCGTTCCTGGGCTGGGGCTGGCGTGTGGCCTTCTGGCTTTCGGCGGTCATCGTGCTGGTGGGCTACTACATCCGGACCAAAGTCAGTGACGCCCCCATCTTCCTGGAAGCGCAGAAGGAAGTTGAGGAGGAGGCCAAGGGATACGGCGTGGTCGAGGTCTTCAAGCGCTACCCGCGCGGTGTTTTCACCGCCATGGGACTGCGCTTCGCAGAGAACATCCTCTATTACCTGGTGGTGACATTCTCCATCACCTATTTGCGGCTGGTCGTGGAAGTGGACACATCACGGATTCTCCTCCTGCTGCTCGTGGCGCACTTCGTCCATTTCTGTGCCGTACCAATGGTCGGGCGGATGTCGGACCGGTTCGGCAGGCGGCCGGTCTACCTCGCCGGTGCCCTGCTGGGTGCCACCTGGGGATTCTTCGCGTTCCCGATGATGGATACGGCGGATGACCTGGTGATCCTGGCGGCCGTCACCATCGGTCTGCTGTTCCACGCGCTGATGTACGCGGGGCAGCCGGCCATCATGGCCGAGATGTTCCCGACCCGCATGCGCTATTCCGGTGTTTCACTGGGCTATCAGGTGACGTCGATCGTTGCGGGTTCGTTGGCCCCGATCATCGCCACGTCGCTGCTGGAGCGATACGACTCGTCCACGCCGGTGGCCGTCTATCTGCTGTGCGCCTGCGCCGTCACGGCCTTCTCCGTGCTGATGCTGCGGGAGACCAATGGCTTGTCCCTGCAGGACGTTGATGCCGCCGATGCTCAGGGAACAGCGGATCTGCTGGCGGCGTCCAAAACCAAAGACGCCAAGAACGGGCGCCGCAAGTAA
- a CDS encoding cytochrome c oxidase assembly protein, with translation MHEHQPGSFGVELLILVPAAAAVTAYWAGALSSRSRPWPLYRAVLFTAGAAAVLATVLDPLATRSHASFAVLGITHLLAGMLGPALLVLSRPVSLALRSLDVVPARRLSRVLRSRPLRFLTFPVTAAVLNVGGMVLMFRTGLFTAMQESAPIHWLVTFHLAAAGYLYTASLVSRDPMPHRAGFRLRAAVLILSAAAHNILAKTLYADPPPGVTPADGQAGALILYYGGGVVEIGIIFLLCRQWYLSTRPQQRPASI, from the coding sequence GTGCATGAGCACCAGCCCGGCAGCTTCGGGGTCGAACTACTCATTCTGGTTCCGGCCGCCGCCGCTGTCACCGCTTACTGGGCCGGCGCCCTTTCCTCCCGCTCCAGGCCGTGGCCGTTGTACCGCGCCGTTCTGTTTACCGCGGGTGCCGCAGCTGTCCTGGCCACCGTCCTGGATCCGCTGGCAACCCGCAGCCACGCAAGCTTCGCTGTCCTGGGCATCACCCATCTGCTGGCCGGAATGCTGGGACCTGCGCTGCTGGTGCTCTCCCGTCCGGTCTCACTCGCGCTGCGCAGCCTGGATGTTGTGCCTGCACGGCGGCTGTCCCGCGTGCTCCGCAGCCGGCCGCTGCGCTTCCTGACCTTCCCCGTGACGGCAGCGGTCCTGAACGTCGGAGGCATGGTGCTCATGTTCCGGACCGGCCTCTTCACGGCCATGCAGGAATCGGCTCCAATTCACTGGCTGGTCACCTTCCACCTGGCCGCCGCGGGGTATCTGTACACGGCATCACTGGTGAGCCGGGATCCGATGCCGCACCGCGCCGGTTTTCGGCTGCGCGCAGCTGTGCTGATCCTCTCAGCGGCTGCCCACAACATCCTGGCGAAGACGCTGTACGCCGATCCCCCGCCGGGAGTTACACCGGCGGACGGCCAGGCAGGAGCCCTGATCCTCTACTACGGCGGCGGCGTGGTGGAAATTGGGATCATTTTCCTGCTGTGCCGCCAGTGGTATTTGTCCACCCGGCCGCAGCAGCGTCCCGCCAGCATCTAG
- a CDS encoding type III polyketide synthase, with the protein MTVTLRSLEIAVPPTVLVQTEARDVFAAQPGLTRLGQRLVTTCFNSAAIDTRRTALAELSLSYRTENAKFFDAESGNMLSPSTKTRNDIFAAEATKLFIESARKAVDACEGIAPEDITHVITVSCTGFFNPGPDYKVVRALGLNPSVQRFHLGFMGCYAAFPAMRAAKSFCDADPDAVVLVVSAELCSLHVRTSNDPDTIMGSSLFADGAAAAVITARDLPGNAPGIQLDHFETILTPVGEESMAWNIGDEGFEMVLGTYVPHIIDDHIVGALEPLLAHDPGLAGQAYRDIEHWAIHPGGRSILDKVEAKLDLTEEQLVPARETLRNWGNMSSATVMFVLKHIMDQPFRGGNERICSMAFGPGLTVETGLFTRVGGPVTPAATDGAAEGTAAEGTVAEGTAAEQDPANPAVPAPAGV; encoded by the coding sequence ATGACGGTTACCCTAAGATCACTGGAAATTGCTGTCCCGCCCACCGTGCTGGTACAAACCGAAGCACGTGATGTCTTCGCCGCCCAACCCGGCCTTACCAGGCTGGGACAAAGGCTGGTGACCACCTGTTTCAACTCTGCCGCCATCGATACCCGACGCACTGCCCTGGCTGAGCTTTCGCTGTCCTACCGGACTGAAAATGCCAAATTCTTTGATGCCGAATCCGGCAATATGCTCAGTCCCAGCACCAAAACCCGGAACGATATTTTCGCGGCCGAGGCCACCAAACTTTTCATTGAATCCGCCCGCAAGGCCGTCGATGCCTGCGAGGGAATCGCCCCGGAAGACATCACCCATGTCATTACGGTTTCCTGCACCGGATTTTTCAATCCCGGACCTGATTACAAAGTAGTCCGGGCGCTTGGCCTGAACCCGTCAGTGCAGCGCTTCCATCTTGGCTTCATGGGCTGTTACGCCGCTTTTCCTGCGATGCGGGCAGCAAAGTCATTCTGTGATGCGGATCCAGACGCCGTGGTGCTGGTGGTCAGCGCGGAGCTGTGCTCTTTGCATGTGCGCACCTCCAATGATCCGGACACCATCATGGGATCCTCCCTTTTTGCCGACGGGGCAGCCGCAGCCGTCATTACGGCCCGGGACCTGCCGGGCAATGCTCCGGGTATTCAGCTGGACCATTTCGAAACCATCCTCACCCCGGTGGGTGAGGAATCCATGGCCTGGAACATCGGCGACGAGGGCTTTGAAATGGTTCTGGGAACCTATGTCCCGCACATCATTGACGACCACATTGTGGGCGCACTCGAACCGTTGCTGGCCCACGACCCGGGCCTTGCCGGGCAGGCCTACCGTGACATTGAACATTGGGCCATCCATCCGGGCGGCCGCAGCATCCTGGACAAGGTGGAGGCCAAACTCGACCTCACCGAAGAGCAGCTGGTTCCGGCCCGCGAAACACTGCGGAACTGGGGCAACATGTCCAGTGCAACGGTGATGTTTGTGCTCAAGCACATCATGGACCAGCCCTTCCGCGGCGGAAATGAGCGCATCTGCTCCATGGCCTTCGGCCCCGGGCTGACTGTGGAAACCGGTCTGTTCACCCGGGTTGGCGGTCCGGTAACCCCTGCCGCGACGGACGGTGCGGCTGAAGGAACTGCGGCTGAAGGAACTGTGGCCGAAGGAACCGCTGCGGAACAGGACCCGGCAAACCCGGCCGTTCCCGCTCCGGCAGGCGTGTGA
- a CDS encoding MarR family winged helix-turn-helix transcriptional regulator — translation MAVNQRSAEELITLIFRLQRQLRCVAQKGADPRSPGTALQGVMRIIGDHGEIRATELAEKLGIGTAGLSRHLSELVTMGYVCRRPHPDDGRAYLISLTPAGTQAVSDEMHRRAALLQDMLEHWTDEEALSASESLTKLTESLQTAIRAMKPGTIQPPIPAGEKTK, via the coding sequence GTGGCAGTAAACCAGCGATCAGCTGAAGAATTAATCACGCTCATATTCCGGCTCCAGCGCCAGCTCCGCTGCGTCGCGCAGAAAGGCGCCGATCCCCGGAGCCCGGGCACTGCCCTGCAGGGCGTCATGCGAATAATTGGCGACCACGGAGAGATCCGTGCCACCGAGCTGGCAGAAAAGCTCGGCATCGGAACCGCCGGGCTCAGCCGGCATCTCTCCGAACTTGTCACCATGGGGTACGTCTGCCGCCGTCCGCACCCTGATGACGGCCGGGCCTACCTCATCAGCCTGACTCCGGCTGGAACCCAAGCGGTCTCAGACGAGATGCACCGCCGGGCAGCACTGCTTCAGGACATGCTCGAGCACTGGACCGATGAAGAAGCCCTCTCGGCCAGTGAATCCCTGACCAAGCTCACGGAGAGCCTGCAAACAGCCATCCGCGCAATGAAGCCGGGTACCATCCAACCGCCCATCCCGGCAGGAGAAAAAACTAAGTGA
- a CDS encoding FAD-dependent oxidoreductase, which yields MAKPADAFSARDETVTAQAQRPAAVAVPRTETDVAVVGGGPVGVFLAVLLAQAGASVQVLEQRRERSAHSRAIGIHPPSLEALAGAGVAERVTGEGVQIRRGEARSSGRHVAALDFAAASERFPYVLTLPQLRTEALLEARLKELDPGALVRGVRVTELHDDGGRVRISGVRTGASDRSEESGESGDIGMSAQIVVAADGARSGVRQLLGTPCRTRALRDTYLMGDFIDSTGDGSTAVLYLESGGIVESFPLPGGIRRWVAHTDQLLGTATAADLAAMVGERTGVSPDPASNTMLSAFAVRTGLVRNLVRGRTVLIGDAAHEVSPIGGQGMNLGWLDAAALAPIITASLDGRDVGASLAVYERQRLRAARVASAQAQLNMALGRPLAPALLAARNAGLARVLRSPAAGNLVARRFTMQ from the coding sequence GTGGCAAAACCTGCTGATGCATTCTCCGCCCGGGACGAAACCGTGACGGCGCAGGCGCAGCGTCCCGCCGCCGTCGCCGTTCCCCGGACGGAAACTGATGTGGCTGTGGTGGGCGGCGGACCCGTTGGCGTTTTCCTGGCGGTGCTGCTGGCCCAGGCCGGTGCCAGCGTGCAGGTTTTGGAACAGCGGCGCGAACGTTCGGCGCATTCGCGGGCCATCGGCATCCATCCCCCGTCGCTCGAGGCCCTGGCCGGTGCCGGAGTTGCCGAGAGGGTCACCGGTGAAGGCGTGCAGATCCGGCGCGGCGAAGCCCGCAGCAGCGGACGGCATGTGGCCGCCCTGGATTTCGCGGCCGCGTCCGAGCGGTTCCCCTACGTTCTGACTTTGCCGCAGCTGCGCACCGAAGCACTTTTGGAAGCGCGGCTGAAGGAGCTGGATCCTGGCGCCCTGGTGCGCGGAGTAAGGGTCACGGAACTGCACGACGACGGCGGCCGGGTCCGGATCAGCGGCGTCAGGACCGGTGCTTCCGACCGATCCGAAGAGTCAGGCGAATCAGGGGACATTGGAATGTCCGCACAGATTGTCGTGGCGGCTGACGGCGCGCGGTCCGGCGTTCGGCAATTGCTGGGAACCCCCTGCCGGACCCGCGCGCTGCGGGACACCTACCTGATGGGCGACTTCATTGACAGCACGGGAGACGGAAGCACCGCCGTGCTGTATCTGGAGTCCGGCGGCATCGTGGAGTCCTTCCCCCTTCCGGGCGGAATCCGCCGCTGGGTGGCCCATACCGATCAGCTGCTGGGCACGGCTACCGCGGCGGACTTGGCCGCCATGGTTGGAGAGCGCACCGGCGTCAGCCCGGATCCGGCTTCCAACACCATGCTCAGTGCCTTTGCGGTGCGCACCGGCCTGGTCCGGAATCTGGTGCGCGGGCGCACGGTTCTTATTGGCGATGCGGCCCACGAGGTCAGTCCGATTGGCGGCCAGGGCATGAACCTCGGCTGGCTGGATGCGGCGGCGCTCGCTCCCATCATCACCGCCTCACTGGACGGGCGGGACGTCGGAGCGTCTTTGGCGGTCTACGAGAGGCAGCGACTCCGGGCTGCCCGGGTAGCTTCGGCGCAGGCTCAGCTGAACATGGCTCTCGGCCGTCCGCTGGCCCCTGCACTGCTGGCCGCCCGGAACGCCGGCCTGGCCCGGGTTCTGCGCTCCCCCGCGGCAGGCAATCTTGTGGCCCGCCGGTTCACGATGCAGTAA
- a CDS encoding thiamine pyrophosphate-binding protein — MSGTGQSGAPGTTRHVRDEEIPNTLLSEEAVLPGGAPPVRNGGDLVVETLAALGATTVFGIPGQHALGLFDALSRSSLRFVSSRVENNSAFAADGFSRATGQVGVVFLSTGPGALTALAGLQEAYATGVPMVVVASQIPIEGLGARRRGMLHQLDDQKASAANVTKSQRLIQHASGIPSAIQDAWTEAISSPMGPVWLEIPQNVLLNPVMVPAVEDALAEPFDNPPRTELVKEAVRWLAAAERPAIIAGGGTRRGKAEADLLALAEKLRAPVICTPGGNGAFPWNHELSLQSWIEDRHTTDVLEDADVLVVVGSSLGEVTSNYFTLQPRGRIIQIDAEPRVLESNRPALGIRADAGQALAALDEALGSVLADSPRKEPDWNGQTPEQLVARTLAQVADRLDSQDLDMERKFMADIRAAVPASMQTYWDMTIAAYWAWSCWDAKSGQFHSAQGAGGLGYGYPGAIGGAVGLGERVLAVSGDGSAMYSIAELATARQHNLPVTWLIVDDGGYGILREYMVEAFGKATATELAGPDFVKLAESFGVPARRTAPDGVQAALEEAFAGEGPNVVVVEATIGLFAPTHLAD, encoded by the coding sequence ATGAGCGGGACGGGCCAGAGCGGAGCGCCCGGCACAACGCGCCACGTTCGCGATGAGGAAATCCCGAACACTTTGCTGTCCGAGGAAGCCGTGCTGCCCGGCGGCGCCCCGCCGGTGCGCAACGGCGGAGACCTGGTGGTGGAAACCCTTGCCGCGCTCGGTGCCACCACCGTCTTCGGTATCCCCGGACAGCATGCGCTGGGCCTGTTCGACGCCCTGTCCCGTTCCAGCCTCCGCTTTGTGTCCTCGCGGGTGGAGAACAACTCCGCTTTTGCCGCCGACGGGTTCTCGCGTGCCACCGGCCAGGTGGGAGTTGTCTTCCTGTCCACCGGTCCCGGAGCCCTGACAGCGCTCGCCGGGCTGCAGGAGGCCTATGCCACCGGCGTGCCCATGGTGGTGGTGGCCAGCCAGATTCCCATCGAGGGACTGGGCGCCCGGCGCCGCGGCATGCTCCATCAGCTTGATGACCAGAAGGCTTCGGCGGCCAACGTCACCAAGAGCCAGCGCCTCATCCAGCACGCTTCGGGCATTCCCTCGGCCATCCAGGATGCGTGGACGGAGGCCATCTCCTCGCCCATGGGGCCGGTATGGCTCGAGATACCCCAGAACGTCCTGCTGAACCCCGTGATGGTCCCCGCAGTCGAAGATGCGCTGGCAGAGCCCTTTGATAATCCGCCGCGGACCGAGCTGGTGAAGGAAGCGGTGCGGTGGCTTGCCGCTGCGGAACGTCCGGCGATTATTGCCGGTGGCGGAACCCGCCGCGGCAAAGCGGAAGCTGATCTGCTGGCGCTGGCGGAGAAACTGCGCGCGCCGGTGATCTGCACCCCCGGCGGCAACGGAGCGTTCCCCTGGAACCATGAGCTGTCGCTCCAATCCTGGATCGAGGACCGCCACACCACCGATGTCCTCGAAGACGCCGATGTCCTGGTCGTCGTCGGCTCGTCGCTGGGCGAGGTCACGTCCAACTACTTCACGCTGCAGCCGCGCGGCCGGATTATCCAGATCGATGCCGAGCCCCGGGTGCTGGAATCCAACCGGCCGGCCCTCGGCATCCGCGCCGATGCCGGGCAGGCCCTCGCGGCACTGGATGAGGCGCTCGGTTCCGTGCTCGCCGATTCTCCGCGGAAGGAGCCGGACTGGAACGGACAGACCCCGGAGCAGCTGGTAGCCCGGACATTGGCACAGGTGGCTGACCGTCTGGACAGCCAGGATCTGGACATGGAACGGAAGTTCATGGCTGACATCCGGGCAGCCGTTCCCGCCTCCATGCAGACCTATTGGGACATGACCATTGCCGCGTACTGGGCGTGGAGCTGCTGGGACGCCAAATCCGGCCAGTTCCATTCCGCCCAGGGTGCCGGCGGCCTGGGTTACGGGTATCCCGGAGCCATCGGCGGCGCCGTCGGACTGGGGGAGCGGGTCCTGGCAGTCTCCGGCGACGGATCGGCCATGTATTCCATCGCAGAACTCGCCACTGCCCGGCAGCACAACCTGCCCGTCACCTGGCTGATTGTCGACGACGGCGGCTACGGCATCCTGCGCGAATACATGGTTGAGGCGTTCGGCAAGGCCACCGCCACCGAACTTGCCGGTCCTGACTTTGTGAAGCTGGCCGAGTCCTTCGGTGTTCCGGCGCGGAGAACGGCGCCCGACGGCGTACAGGCGGCACTGGAAGAAGCGTTTGCCGGCGAGGGGCCCAACGTGGTGGTGGTTGAAGCGACCATCGGACTTTTCGCTCCGACTCATCTGGCGGACTGA